The following coding sequences are from one uncultured Desulfobacter sp. window:
- a CDS encoding DUF4338 domain-containing protein: protein MQIKQQTFCGRKFTGKEIALIQEVVATCGGLSRRELAHTVCELLEWKRPNDRLKVRECSDFLELLEAKGALTLPEKKQQTKIVSHKSIPQTPCKQPHSTLRGSVEEFTPLEIQRVQNREQRDLFKELIGRHHYLGYAMPFGARLQYLIYVNRPHREIVGCIQFSSPAWRMRARDEWIGWTDERRKVALQKVVNNSRFLILAPIQNLASMILSCSLRELRDDWERQYGLKPMLVETLVDRQQFHGGCYRASNWIELGKTTGRGRMDRFGKRHGADVKTILVYPLEKDAVHQLREGI, encoded by the coding sequence ATGCAAATCAAGCAACAGACCTTTTGTGGTCGAAAGTTTACCGGTAAAGAAATCGCATTAATCCAGGAAGTCGTTGCTACCTGTGGAGGCCTTAGCCGACGAGAACTGGCACATACCGTATGCGAACTTCTGGAATGGAAACGCCCTAATGACCGGCTAAAAGTCCGGGAATGTAGTGATTTTTTGGAGCTTTTAGAGGCCAAGGGAGCTCTAACCCTTCCTGAAAAGAAACAACAGACAAAGATCGTTTCTCACAAGAGTATTCCCCAAACACCCTGTAAGCAACCCCACAGCACTTTGCGTGGCAGCGTAGAAGAATTTACACCTCTTGAGATACAGCGGGTTCAGAATCGAGAGCAGAGGGATCTGTTTAAGGAACTCATCGGTCGCCATCATTACCTGGGATATGCAATGCCTTTTGGCGCCAGATTGCAGTATCTGATTTATGTAAACCGTCCCCATCGAGAAATTGTGGGGTGCATCCAGTTCTCAAGCCCTGCCTGGCGGATGCGTGCTCGGGATGAATGGATCGGTTGGACAGATGAAAGGCGTAAGGTCGCTTTACAAAAGGTGGTGAACAACAGCCGTTTTCTGATCCTTGCTCCCATCCAAAATTTAGCGAGCATGATACTGTCATGTAGTCTCCGGGAACTCAGAGATGATTGGGAACGGCAGTATGGTCTTAAACCCATGCTGGTAGAGACATTGGTGGATCGACAACAATTCCACGGTGGCTGTTATCGGGCATCGAACTGGATTGAGTTGGGGAAAACCACTGGTCGTGGGCGCATGGACCGATTTGGCAAACGTCATGGCGCTGATGTAAAAACCATATTAGTATATCCACTGGAAAAAGATGCTGTTCACCAACTCAGGGAGGGGATATGA